CCGAGGTCGGTCCGCACGTTCAGATTCTTCGGGTCGATCTCGAGAGCCTTGACGTACCACTTTTCGGCCTCGGCAAACTGCTCGCCGTCAAAACGCGCGTTGCCCAGCTTGATCAGCGGCTCGGCATCTTTCGGCCTGAGCTTGACAGCCTGTTCGTAGAATTTCGCAGCATCGTCAAAACGCTGTATTTGATAGTAGAGGTCGGCAGCGGTCATCTGCGCCTCATAATTTTGCGGCTCGTTGCGTGCCTTATCGATAGATTCAGCGATCTGCGGCATCGCCGTGTCCGAGTTTCCGCCGGGGGCAAGCGGCGGATGGCCGGGCGGGAGAGTGGGGTCGGAACCGGGCGCAGCGGTATTTGCGGCCGCGGGCACCTGGCCGACATATGATCTGTTTACATTATTTGCGAACGTAAAACCGATGATCGAGCCTACGAGCAGGCCGATCACTCCGTACATTAGATTCTCTTTATTCATTTACTACTTGATCTCGATGCCGATAGATTCCAAAAAGCGGTTTGGCCGCTCTCCGCCGATGAGAGCGAAAACGAGATCGTTCTCTAGTATCTCAATTTCCCGCTTTGTCGGCACGTCCTCGAGTACGACTTCCCGCTCGCGCATCTCTTTTATGCCGACACCGAAACGCAGATCTAGCAGGCCGCGTTCGGCGCAACTGTAAAGCTGGAGCTTGTTGCCGAATTTGACGGTCGGTGCCAGAAAATCGCGGACGAGGACGGTAACCTGATTCATATCCTCAGGGCGGCGAGGTGAAATGGCGTTGCCGTCGCGTACGCAGACCAGATCTACTGCGGCTTCGACCGCGACGTTGCCGCCGCCCACTACGACGATCTTTTTGCCGCGGAAGGCCATAGGCTCCGACAGGCCGTACTGCACTTTTTGAGTCTCGCGGCCGTCCAGCGTGACGGTCATCTTTTCCTCGTCCTTCAGACGCAGTTTGTTCGGCGCACCGCGAAGCCCGATCGCGATGATGACGCGGCGTGCGCGATATGTTTGCTGTGCTTTGTCGGCGGCGCGTTCGGTATTGATAACGAAACCGTCGCCTGAGTCCGCACGCGTGACCGACTTGCAGCTTTCGTATTCGTTGATCTTGACGCCGCGATCGGCAAGGCTGCCAAGCCAGATCGCAAGTATGTTCTCACGCTGGTCGCCGGGAATTTTCCGCTGAAGCTGATCGACGACGTCGGCGCGAAATTCTGACGCAAGTGCCTCGCCCGCCGGCTCGAGATGCTGACGACTGACGGCGGCCCAATCACCGGAGCCTTTTGACCGCAGAAATGCGGCAACGCGGCGTTTCATCTCCTTGGCCGCTTTCTCGCGCAGCAGCGGCGACAGCTCACCGCGAAGCTGCTGCGGTATTCGCCCGATCAGTTTGTCGTGCACTGCCGACGCATTTTGCCGGATCAACGCATCGACCGCCGGACCCGCGGCCTCGATAACGGGCGAATCGTCGTCGGCCGCGTCGCCGCCGTATTTCGCTTTTGCAAGTCCAAGCCCGACCGCAGGTATGCCGCCGTCCCAGTCCTTCGTGTCGGGTTTGAAAAAGATATATTTGCCCTTTGGATACAGGTCGATGGTCGAAAGTATATTGTTCTGTTCGATACCGACGTATCGCAGACCGGCGTCGTGTGCAGCCGCTGCGGCAGAGGCTCCGCCGGGGCCGATGCCGATTATTGCGACATCGTATTCCGTCTGCGGATCGGGCGGCGCAGCGGCGAGTTCTTCGCGGATGCGTGCGATGACCTCGGCGCCCTCTTTAACGGCGTTCTTGATCAGCGGCACGCCGGAAACGTCGCCGATTATGTAGCAGCCCGGAACGTTCGTTTCAAAAGAAGCTCCGTTTCGCGTCGGCGTCGGCAGCGAACGCACCTCTTTGGCCGTGTTGATGACGATGCATGCCTTTGGATTTACGGGACACTCCGCCTGACATGCCGTATCCTCCATACACAGGTCGGGAGCGACCGCCGAAGCTCTGCCGTCAACTATCGCCAGCACATCGTGCGGACAGGCGTCAACGCATGCCTGACAGCCGATGCATCGGTCCGGGAAAATGATCGGATGCGGATAACTCGGGCCGCGGTATTTATCCAGGCCAAGCTCGCGAAGCTCGTTCTCATCAAGTGTGCGGATCTTCGGAGCCGAGGCATCCATGATGTCGCGTCGGCGAAAGAACGTGGCCGCACGTGCCGCGTCGCCCGCGACCGCAACAAATCCCAATACGCCGACGAACGCGAGAATACTAAGCCAGCCTACGAGCGACAGCCCGCCATACGTTGCCGCATCCGCCGGGACGAACATCCTGTTCAACGCGACCAAGAATGCCGCGATCGCTACGCAGAAAATGATATGCAGCAGCTTCATTGTTCGGGTTCAGGTTCGGGCGTCGGTGACGGTTTCGGTTCCAATGTTTCGGGTGCCAGGATGCGTGCGACCGCTTTGCGGCGGCGTTCGAGAGCCTCGTCGGTCAGAAACTCCTGCCATCGTCGGCCGCTGTAAGGATGCTGTACGTGGCACGAGATGCAATTGCTGGTGTTCACGCCGAAACGTGTGTCGCGCGTCGGATCGCCTTCACGCGTTGTGTGGCAAGCAGCGCATGTCTGACGCGGTGTTTCGCGGTCGATCGGATCAAAAGTATTGTGACAAGTCGAGCACGAAACAAGGCCGCGTTTGTCACCTTTCAGCCCGGCGGGCACCTCGAGCCGGGCGACGTGTATCGTGTGAAAATAGCGGCTCAGCTTAGCCTGTTCATCCTTGTCGCCGGTCGCGGGCCGCAGCAGTTCAGGTATCGCGTCGGCGACCTCGCGATAAACGCCCTGCCAGATCCATTGCCCGTTCTGTGTCGGATAGCCGTAGGTGCCGCCGTGCGGTGTACCGACGGACTTGCCGTTGTAGGTCTGCTTGTTCGCATCGTTGTGGCATTCGGCGCACATGCGGATCGCCGTTATGTTTGACCGAAACTCAGGACCATGATGCTCCTTGTGGCAGACGGTACAGGTGATACCGGCATCTTCGTGTGCCTTTGTATTCGTCGGATGGAATTGGCTCGCCTGATGACAAGCGATACACGAATTTTCCATCGGCTCGTTCGGGCTGTGGCACGTCGTGCAGGAGTTGGAGTTCGCCATATTTGCGATCTCTGAGCCCTCGATCGGCTGTGCGTGCGGATTCGCAAGCGGTTTCGGTGCGTATGCCTGCGGATACTTCAAAAAAGCGTAAACGCCCGCCGCACCCAGTACGAGTGTCGCCCAGACAAAAACGCCCATACGCCACGAACGCCGAAGGTCGCGTGTCGGACGCCAATTGTACATCGCCTTGCCGGGCACAGGCTTTTCGGCGGGCCGCAGACGAGTTCCCCATTCTTCTTTTTCGCGATTCCGCTTTTCCCAAAAGACTTTCAGTACGTCGCCCGAAACGGACTCAGGCTTTTTGGCAGCCGCCTTTTCGCCCGCGACATCGGCACCCGTAACGGCTCGGTTGACGGTCAGCGTGGCGATGCCGCTGTCGATCGTGACCGCAATGGTGAAAGGCCCGATCTGGATAGTATCACCGCCCGCAAGTATGTCGTCGGCCTGCGGCGGCAGCAGGCGGCCGTTCAGCGTTATGATGTTCGACGTGGAAAGATTGGCGACGATGAACTTCTTGTCCTGCAGTGTTATGCCGGCGTGGATACGCGAAACGGTGCTGTGGTCGAGCGTTATCTCGCAGCTGTCGAGGCGGCCGATGCGGACGGAATTTTGCGCGTAAGCGACCGCTTCGCCCGTGTTGGCAAAGACTATCCTGAAGTTTTCACGCGTTTCTGCCATACGCTAACGGACGTTGAAATACACCGCCTGAACAATATGTATCACCAGAAGGACCAGCATTATCGCTGTAAAAAGAACATGCGGGGCGACCCATATCTTCAGCATTTTATGCAGATACAAAAGAGCGTCAACCCGACGAAGTGTCGCCGCATTTTCAACCGCTTCCATAAGACGAGCGTCATCGGAACGGCTCATTTCGGCGGCGGCGGAACGAAATTCCTCGCGGGCGTCGGCCAGCATTCCGCGGAGGTCCTGTTTGCTGAAATATTGTTTCAACAAATAACCGAGACCTAGGAAACGGCGGCGGACCTTCTGTTCAATAAGTGCTTTGAGCGTCGTGTTCTCGGTCTCTTCCGCACGGGCGAATAGTTCTGCCCGCAGTTCGTTACGCCGCGTAACGAGGTCTTCCATCAGCAGCGGCTCGGGCTCGATCCGCGTCATCAGACGCGGAACAAAAACGAAGCAGAACGCACCAAAGATACCCGACAAGATCACCAGATCGAACGAGATCATCAGCGTCGTCGTCACAAGCCCGCCCGAACTCGTCCCGCCGTGAATCAGCAGAACTACGCCCGCCAGAACGCCGATATAAATGTGCGATAGCATCCAATACCGCAAAGCACCGGCTCGGCGTCGATAGACCTGCTTTCGAGCAGCATACGCCATCACCCAAACAATACCGGCGAGGCCCGCGATGCCTGTTATCCAGCGCATCGTCACCCAGCCTCCCGGAAAAAGAGCGGTGTCTTGCGTGTATTGCCAGGTCGCCAGAAACGCACCAACGCCGCCCGCGATGACGATGAGCGTTCCGACAATGTGCCAGATCGTCGCCCAAAGATCGAATTTGTGAATGTTGACGCCGTAAGCCTGGTTCTCGCCGCGTCGTATCAAGCCGATGGTACCTTTGACCTCGTCGAAATACTCGCGCGGATCAACGCGAACGAGAGCTCCCGTCGGGCAA
This sequence is a window from Acidobacteriota bacterium. Protein-coding genes within it:
- a CDS encoding tetratricopeptide repeat protein, which produces MNKENLMYGVIGLLVGSIIGFTFANNVNRSYVGQVPAAANTAAPGSDPTLPPGHPPLAPGGNSDTAMPQIAESIDKARNEPQNYEAQMTAADLYYQIQRFDDAAKFYEQAVKLRPKDAEPLIKLGNARFDGEQFAEAEKWYVKALEIDPKNLNVRTDLGLTFFLREPRDLDRAIKEFKAALAQKPDLEIALQNLMLAYKEAGDEANRKATEDKLRAINPSNPALGPRPQ
- a CDS encoding NAD(P)-binding domain-containing protein — protein: MKLLHIIFCVAIAAFLVALNRMFVPADAATYGGLSLVGWLSILAFVGVLGFVAVAGDAARAATFFRRRDIMDASAPKIRTLDENELRELGLDKYRGPSYPHPIIFPDRCIGCQACVDACPHDVLAIVDGRASAVAPDLCMEDTACQAECPVNPKACIVINTAKEVRSLPTPTRNGASFETNVPGCYIIGDVSGVPLIKNAVKEGAEVIARIREELAAAPPDPQTEYDVAIIGIGPGGASAAAAAHDAGLRYVGIEQNNILSTIDLYPKGKYIFFKPDTKDWDGGIPAVGLGLAKAKYGGDAADDDSPVIEAAGPAVDALIRQNASAVHDKLIGRIPQQLRGELSPLLREKAAKEMKRRVAAFLRSKGSGDWAAVSRQHLEPAGEALASEFRADVVDQLQRKIPGDQRENILAIWLGSLADRGVKINEYESCKSVTRADSGDGFVINTERAADKAQQTYRARRVIIAIGLRGAPNKLRLKDEEKMTVTLDGRETQKVQYGLSEPMAFRGKKIVVVGGGNVAVEAAVDLVCVRDGNAISPRRPEDMNQVTVLVRDFLAPTVKFGNKLQLYSCAERGLLDLRFGVGIKEMREREVVLEDVPTKREIEILENDLVFALIGGERPNRFLESIGIEIK
- a CDS encoding FHA domain-containing protein, with amino-acid sequence MAETRENFRIVFANTGEAVAYAQNSVRIGRLDSCEITLDHSTVSRIHAGITLQDKKFIVANLSTSNIITLNGRLLPPQADDILAGGDTIQIGPFTIAVTIDSGIATLTVNRAVTGADVAGEKAAAKKPESVSGDVLKVFWEKRNREKEEWGTRLRPAEKPVPGKAMYNWRPTRDLRRSWRMGVFVWATLVLGAAGVYAFLKYPQAYAPKPLANPHAQPIEGSEIANMANSNSCTTCHSPNEPMENSCIACHQASQFHPTNTKAHEDAGITCTVCHKEHHGPEFRSNITAIRMCAECHNDANKQTYNGKSVGTPHGGTYGYPTQNGQWIWQGVYREVADAIPELLRPATGDKDEQAKLSRYFHTIHVARLEVPAGLKGDKRGLVSCSTCHNTFDPIDRETPRQTCAACHTTREGDPTRDTRFGVNTSNCISCHVQHPYSGRRWQEFLTDEALERRRKAVARILAPETLEPKPSPTPEPEPEQ